In Paenibacillus sp. J23TS9, a single genomic region encodes these proteins:
- a CDS encoding sugar phosphate isomerase/epimerase, with product MKPGVSSYSLLHAIKAGEMSVLDVIDWIAEQGGEHMEIVPYGYTLEDQPELADAVRERAAAKGIELSNYSMPANFVQETREDFEAEMERVKRHVDTVHRLGMKHMRHDVTAFTLPPDKWGIDYLEDHLEQIVEGCRQIADYAAGYGITTTIENHGVSVQASDRVQRVLRAADRPNFKTTLDIGNFLCVDEEPLVGVKRNLPFASLIHVKDFYIRPADENPGGGDWFRSTHGNYLRGAIFGQGDIDVRRVLRLVKESGYDGYITLEFEGMEECREATKLGLENLRRIWNEI from the coding sequence ATGAAGCCAGGAGTAAGCAGCTATAGCCTGCTTCACGCGATCAAAGCCGGCGAGATGTCCGTGCTTGATGTCATCGACTGGATTGCGGAGCAGGGTGGAGAACATATGGAGATCGTTCCTTATGGATATACGCTTGAAGACCAGCCTGAACTCGCGGATGCCGTCCGCGAGCGGGCTGCGGCGAAGGGGATCGAGTTGTCCAATTATTCGATGCCCGCAAATTTCGTGCAGGAGACACGTGAAGACTTCGAGGCCGAGATGGAGAGGGTCAAAAGGCATGTGGACACTGTACACCGACTGGGCATGAAGCATATGCGCCACGACGTGACCGCTTTCACGCTGCCGCCCGACAAATGGGGAATTGACTATTTGGAGGATCATCTGGAGCAGATCGTGGAGGGCTGCCGGCAAATTGCTGATTATGCAGCCGGTTATGGCATCACGACCACGATCGAGAACCATGGCGTCAGCGTTCAGGCAAGCGACCGCGTACAGCGGGTTCTCCGGGCGGCGGACCGTCCGAACTTCAAAACGACGCTTGATATCGGCAACTTCCTCTGCGTCGACGAAGAGCCTCTGGTTGGCGTGAAGCGGAACCTGCCCTTTGCCTCGCTGATTCACGTCAAGGATTTCTATATCCGTCCCGCGGATGAAAATCCCGGCGGCGGCGACTGGTTCCGCAGCACGCATGGAAACTATCTGCGGGGAGCGATCTTTGGCCAGGGCGATATCGATGTCCGTCGCGTGCTGCGCTTGGTAAAAGAATCCGGCTACGACGGATATATTACGCTTGAGTTCGAGGGTATGGAGGAGTGCCGTGAGGCCACAAAGCTGGGTCTTGAAAATTTGCGGCGAATTTGGAATGAGATTTAG
- a CDS encoding sugar ABC transporter permease, whose protein sequence is MLNLWKDFRSKWQLYALFALPLLYIIIFKYVPMYGAQIAFKEFNVTKGIGGSPWVGFAQFERFFHSHEFWRLLRNTLVISFYALLASFPFPIILALGLNYVKNRRFKNTVQMITYAPYFISLVVLVGLLLQFLDPRTGLINTLLGWFGLGPFHFMAQASWFNSIYVWSHVWQNTGFACIIYLAALSGIDPALHEAAVMDGATKVQRMRHIDIPGILPIAVILLILNTGQMLETGFEKILLMQNALNLRSSEVIDTYVYKVGLVSQAMNFSYATAIGLFKAVIGFILLIIVNQTAKQLKQESLW, encoded by the coding sequence ATGCTGAATCTTTGGAAGGACTTCCGAAGCAAATGGCAATTGTACGCGCTGTTTGCTTTGCCGCTGCTCTACATCATTATATTCAAGTATGTGCCGATGTACGGCGCACAGATCGCTTTCAAGGAATTTAACGTAACCAAAGGCATCGGAGGCAGCCCTTGGGTGGGATTTGCACAATTTGAGCGTTTTTTTCACTCCCATGAGTTCTGGAGATTGCTGCGGAATACGCTGGTGATCAGCTTTTATGCCCTGCTCGCGAGCTTCCCGTTTCCTATTATCCTGGCATTGGGACTGAACTATGTGAAGAATCGGCGTTTCAAGAACACGGTACAGATGATCACATATGCGCCGTATTTCATTTCCTTGGTTGTCCTGGTGGGGCTCTTGCTGCAGTTTCTTGATCCGCGGACCGGACTGATTAACACATTGCTCGGATGGTTTGGCCTTGGACCGTTTCATTTTATGGCCCAGGCTTCCTGGTTTAATTCGATCTATGTATGGTCGCATGTGTGGCAGAATACTGGTTTTGCCTGCATTATCTATTTGGCTGCGCTCTCCGGCATTGATCCGGCCTTGCATGAGGCGGCAGTGATGGACGGGGCGACGAAGGTCCAGCGGATGCGTCATATCGATATACCGGGCATTCTGCCGATCGCGGTCATTCTTCTGATCCTGAATACCGGACAAATGCTCGAAACGGGCTTCGAGAAAATTTTGCTGATGCAAAATGCGCTGAATCTGCGCTCTTCTGAAGTCATCGATACCTACGTCTATAAAGTGGGGCTTGTATCACAGGCTATGAATTTCTCTTATGCGACAGCCATTGGCTTGTTCAAAGCGGTGATTGGCTTCATCCTGCTCATTATCGTGAACCAGACAGCCAAACAATTGAAGCAGGAAAGCTTATGGTAG
- a CDS encoding VanW family protein: MFKRFLVKLPYAYTMRIHQLRLTRSLQNKFKSFAVDRSDVSLPFIMKRHQSLLRRKLGASDPRLQENKITNLGIAISRMNGVLLRPGETFSYWKLVGKPTKRKGYIEGLQLSRGEVRTGVGGGLCQLANLVYWLALHSPLEVAERHHHSFDPFPDDHRVLPFGSGASVFYNYVDLRFYNPTSVSFQFSIWLTEEHLKGTLHCGQEWPYAYHIEERNHQFHSRDGKNFRENEIWRRVVDKRTGLTVIEELLVHNFSEVKYEIPAVSVIGPQFHHLKIR; the protein is encoded by the coding sequence ATGTTCAAGAGATTCCTCGTCAAATTACCCTATGCATACACCATGCGAATTCATCAGCTTAGATTAACCCGAAGTCTGCAGAACAAGTTCAAATCCTTTGCGGTCGATCGTTCGGATGTTTCGCTTCCCTTCATCATGAAACGCCATCAATCGCTTCTCCGGAGAAAGCTTGGCGCATCCGATCCAAGACTTCAAGAGAATAAGATCACCAACCTTGGCATTGCCATCAGCAGGATGAACGGCGTGCTGCTTCGGCCGGGTGAAACCTTTTCTTATTGGAAGCTGGTCGGCAAACCTACGAAAAGGAAAGGCTATATTGAAGGCCTTCAGCTATCTCGCGGAGAAGTGAGAACCGGAGTCGGCGGCGGTTTATGCCAATTGGCCAATCTGGTTTATTGGCTGGCTCTGCATTCGCCGCTTGAGGTTGCAGAGCGTCATCATCACAGCTTTGATCCGTTTCCGGATGATCACCGTGTCCTGCCTTTTGGAAGCGGGGCGAGCGTATTTTATAACTATGTGGATCTTCGTTTCTACAATCCGACTTCAGTATCCTTTCAATTCAGCATCTGGCTGACGGAAGAACATCTCAAAGGAACCCTCCACTGTGGCCAGGAATGGCCGTACGCATATCATATCGAAGAAAGAAATCATCAGTTTCATTCCAGAGACGGAAAAAACTTCAGAGAGAATGAAATCTGGCGCAGAGTGGTTGATAAGAGAACGGGGCTGACAGTGATTGAAGAGCTGCTGGTACATAACTTCTCAGAGGTCAAATATGAGATACCTGCAGTTTCGGTTATAGGGCCACAGTTCCACCACCTCAAGATCCGGTGA
- a CDS encoding GNAT family N-acetyltransferase codes for MNEEIRIWEVESMEPKLLEQLSSLLIHVVEDGASIGFLPPLMEQDTHEYWQQVLEPGVRMWVAMRGEQVAGTIQLHLAMKANGAHRAEIAKLMVSPDVRRSGIARLLMQTAEQAAKYENRTLLVLDTRAGDPSNLLYQSLGYIEAGRIPRFARSASGQLDDTIYYYKEI; via the coding sequence TTGAACGAAGAAATCAGAATCTGGGAAGTAGAGTCGATGGAGCCCAAGCTGTTGGAGCAGCTGTCTTCACTATTGATCCATGTGGTTGAAGACGGGGCATCAATCGGCTTTTTGCCGCCGCTTATGGAGCAGGATACCCATGAATACTGGCAGCAGGTGCTGGAGCCCGGCGTCCGGATGTGGGTCGCAATGAGAGGGGAGCAGGTGGCAGGGACCATCCAGCTGCATTTAGCAATGAAAGCTAACGGAGCACATCGTGCTGAAATTGCAAAATTAATGGTATCCCCTGATGTCCGAAGAAGCGGAATTGCCCGCCTGCTGATGCAGACGGCCGAGCAAGCGGCCAAATACGAGAACAGAACGCTGCTTGTTCTGGATACTAGAGCCGGAGATCCATCAAATTTACTCTATCAATCTCTTGGATATATCGAAGCGGGAAGAATACCGCGTTTTGCCCGTTCGGCCAGCGGCCAGCTGGATGATACGATCTATTATTACAAGGAAATTTAA
- a CDS encoding alpha-L-fucosidase — protein MNQQTEVKTDMNPRFERTLPLMEDRFGLFIHWGLYAIPARGEWIRNNERITNEDYQPYFEEFNPVLYDPRSWAKSAKAAGQRYAVLTTKHHDGFCLFDSQLTEYKATNTPAGRDLIREYVDAFREEGIKVGFYYSLIDWYHDDYPAYDDRHHPMRGNEDFKDKETEFDRYLDYMHGQVRELLTNYGKIDIIWFDFSYDDMTAEKWRATELIQMIRSLQPDIVIDNRLGGNIMAEEPEVYAGDFFSPEQIIPPEGIVNSAGEAVPWEACITLNDHWGYHSTDHNYKSPRQVIRALVECVSKNGNLLLNVGPDAKGEIPEESLEILAAVGKWLHRNGDSIYGCGIASLPKPEWGRYTQRGNKLYAHVFDRGIGPIYFQGLKGKIKKARLLSDGSELHVQTPWMADQYSDTESGAFIHIAGGDLPDELDTVIELELFE, from the coding sequence ATAAACCAGCAAACGGAGGTTAAGACTGACATGAATCCGCGTTTTGAAAGAACACTTCCTCTGATGGAAGATCGATTCGGCTTGTTTATTCACTGGGGCTTGTATGCGATCCCGGCAAGGGGAGAATGGATTCGGAATAATGAACGCATCACCAATGAGGATTATCAGCCGTATTTCGAAGAGTTCAATCCGGTTCTATACGACCCGAGGAGCTGGGCGAAATCAGCCAAGGCGGCCGGTCAGCGCTATGCTGTTCTCACAACCAAGCATCACGACGGCTTCTGTCTCTTTGACAGCCAGCTTACGGAGTACAAGGCAACAAATACGCCGGCTGGACGGGATTTAATCCGCGAGTATGTGGATGCATTCCGGGAAGAAGGTATTAAGGTCGGTTTCTATTATTCTTTAATCGATTGGTATCATGATGATTATCCGGCATATGATGACAGACATCATCCGATGAGGGGCAATGAAGACTTCAAGGACAAGGAAACGGAGTTCGACCGCTACCTAGACTATATGCACGGCCAGGTGCGGGAGCTTCTCACCAACTACGGCAAGATTGATATTATCTGGTTCGACTTCTCCTATGACGATATGACAGCCGAGAAGTGGCGGGCAACCGAGCTGATTCAGATGATTCGCTCTCTTCAGCCGGATATCGTCATTGACAACCGTCTTGGCGGCAACATTATGGCGGAGGAGCCTGAAGTGTACGCAGGCGATTTCTTCTCACCTGAACAGATTATCCCGCCTGAAGGAATCGTGAATTCGGCTGGTGAGGCAGTTCCCTGGGAAGCATGTATTACGCTGAATGATCATTGGGGATACCATTCCACCGATCATAATTACAAGTCCCCGCGCCAAGTCATTCGAGCGCTGGTGGAATGCGTCAGCAAGAACGGTAATTTACTCTTAAACGTGGGTCCGGATGCCAAAGGCGAGATTCCTGAAGAGTCACTCGAAATTCTGGCGGCTGTCGGGAAGTGGCTTCACCGCAATGGCGACAGCATTTACGGCTGTGGAATCGCTAGCTTGCCAAAGCCGGAGTGGGGACGTTATACCCAACGCGGTAATAAACTGTATGCGCATGTATTCGACCGGGGCATCGGACCCATCTACTTCCAGGGCTTAAAAGGTAAAATTAAAAAAGCAAGGCTGTTGTCTGATGGCAGTGAGCTTCATGTGCAAACGCCATGGATGGCGGATCAATACTCCGATACGGAAAGCGGCGCTTTTATTCACATTGCCGGCGGAGATCTGCCGGATGAACTGGATACGGTGATTGAGCTGGAGCTTTTTGAATAG
- a CDS encoding MFS transporter codes for MHVLHAVTSGWKQLGRNIRLFFLANLLYQIGTGMFSVLYNLYIQSLGYQDTMNGTIVSVQSLATALIFIPIGLIADRVSHRLLLLFGALLTGLSFMGRAFVSGESGLIILSIAAGLFAAFFQVIAVPFLAENTTKQQRLKMFSYHFSLVLAAQVLGSSGGGFLADLLQQAGWSKIHSLQAVLFAGGAASVLAFIPLLFVKRTVKDKVLIEAVVPVEPAKLPAQAKDDWKAILKFTLAQLIVGTGSGLVVPYLNLYFTNRFAVSLTAVGILISLGQVMTIVSMLIGPTLASRVGPVKAVVLFQMMSLPFLLLTGFTNLFVMASISFLFRQALMNAANPIQSSIMVDRVSDARRGIANSMTQTAFMMGWATMGPVQSLLLTTYGTYWGYAITFSMTGVLYISASAIYYFMFKERKTAAAEAAVSM; via the coding sequence ATGCATGTACTGCATGCAGTAACATCAGGATGGAAACAGCTCGGCCGCAATATCCGGCTCTTTTTTCTGGCAAACCTTCTGTACCAGATCGGTACAGGCATGTTTTCGGTGCTCTACAATTTATACATTCAGTCCCTGGGATATCAGGATACGATGAACGGAACCATCGTCAGCGTACAGTCCTTGGCGACAGCGCTCATATTTATTCCGATTGGACTGATAGCGGACCGCGTCAGCCACCGGCTTCTGCTCTTGTTTGGGGCCTTGCTAACCGGTCTCAGTTTTATGGGAAGAGCCTTTGTCAGCGGAGAATCAGGACTCATCATACTCTCAATAGCCGCTGGCTTGTTTGCCGCATTCTTTCAGGTTATCGCTGTACCGTTTCTGGCGGAGAATACAACGAAGCAGCAGCGGCTGAAAATGTTCAGCTATCATTTTTCACTTGTTCTCGCAGCACAAGTACTGGGAAGCAGCGGCGGCGGATTCCTAGCGGATCTGCTGCAGCAGGCGGGCTGGAGCAAGATCCACAGTTTGCAGGCCGTTCTCTTTGCCGGGGGCGCAGCCAGCGTACTCGCATTCATTCCGCTTTTATTCGTAAAGAGAACGGTGAAGGATAAGGTTCTGATCGAAGCCGTGGTTCCTGTAGAACCCGCCAAGCTGCCAGCTCAGGCGAAAGACGACTGGAAAGCAATATTGAAGTTTACGCTCGCGCAATTAATTGTAGGTACAGGCTCAGGGCTCGTTGTCCCATATCTTAACCTGTATTTTACGAACCGTTTCGCCGTATCTCTCACGGCTGTAGGCATTCTGATCTCACTCGGCCAAGTGATGACCATCGTTTCGATGCTCATCGGACCTACGCTCGCAAGCCGCGTAGGACCTGTAAAAGCCGTCGTACTCTTCCAGATGATGTCTTTGCCGTTCCTGCTGCTTACCGGCTTCACGAATCTATTCGTGATGGCCTCTATCAGTTTCCTGTTCCGTCAGGCCCTGATGAATGCGGCCAACCCAATCCAGTCCTCCATTATGGTGGACAGAGTATCCGATGCACGCAGAGGCATTGCGAACTCCATGACGCAGACCGCTTTTATGATGGGCTGGGCAACCATGGGACCTGTGCAGTCTTTGTTGCTAACGACTTATGGAACTTACTGGGGTTATGCAATCACGTTCAGCATGACCGGCGTTCTCTATATCAGCGCTTCAGCGATTTATTATTTTATGTTTAAGGAGCGGAAAACCGCAGCTGCGGAGGCTGCGGTATCCATGTGA
- a CDS encoding putative glycolipid-binding domain-containing protein, producing MMQHTLIWKRVDGTGMEYCTHTLGERTRIEGKVIRSLKEEVSFVEYNVICDELGNTESVMIDYIQHNLVQTMKLQKDADHRWMRDGIYIPGLDGLKDIDIGATPSTNLLPIRRMRLEVGKSEQMTAAWVRFPEFDVLPLQQEYTRLGEELFEYRSTSGYTARLHTDAEGIICEYEGEWIQENK from the coding sequence ATGATGCAGCATACATTGATCTGGAAACGTGTGGATGGTACGGGAATGGAGTATTGTACCCATACCCTTGGGGAGCGGACAAGAATTGAGGGCAAAGTGATACGTTCCCTGAAGGAGGAAGTATCCTTTGTAGAATACAACGTGATTTGTGACGAGTTGGGAAATACAGAATCCGTGATGATAGATTACATCCAGCACAACTTGGTTCAAACGATGAAATTACAGAAAGACGCGGATCATCGCTGGATGCGTGACGGTATCTATATTCCCGGACTGGACGGTCTTAAGGATATCGATATCGGTGCTACGCCATCAACGAACCTGCTTCCGATTCGCAGAATGCGGCTTGAGGTCGGGAAATCGGAGCAAATGACGGCTGCCTGGGTGCGTTTTCCCGAATTTGATGTGCTGCCGCTTCAACAGGAATATACCCGCTTGGGAGAGGAGTTGTTTGAATACCGCTCAACAAGTGGGTATACCGCCCGGTTACATACGGATGCCGAGGGGATTATCTGCGAGTATGAAGGAGAATGGATTCAGGAAAATAAATAA
- a CDS encoding carbohydrate ABC transporter permease: protein MKEAGSDRLFTIMNYLVLTLIMIIVLYPLVYVVSASFSSSSAVLSGRVWLWPVEPTLDGYRAVFKNGMVVRGFMNTLFYTVAGTGINLLFTVLAAYPLSRKDFRGRNVFMLLFVFTMMFNGGLIPTYLLVKNLGMIDTVWSMLIPAALSVWNVIIMRTYFQTTIPGELLEASQLDGCTDFRFLLRIVLPLSGPILAVIALFYAVGHWNQYFNAMIFLKRADLYPLQLILRDILVQNEINIDMLGDAKTAAARQGLRELLKYSLIVVTSVPLLVVYPFVQKFFVKGVMIGSIKG from the coding sequence ATGAAAGAAGCCGGCTCTGACCGTCTATTTACGATCATGAATTATTTGGTACTGACTCTGATTATGATTATCGTGCTGTATCCGCTCGTTTATGTTGTAAGCGCTTCATTCAGCTCGAGCAGTGCAGTCTTGTCAGGACGCGTGTGGTTGTGGCCTGTTGAACCAACGCTGGATGGTTACCGGGCTGTTTTCAAAAATGGAATGGTTGTACGCGGCTTTATGAACACCTTGTTCTACACCGTGGCGGGAACGGGAATTAACCTGCTGTTTACGGTTCTGGCAGCTTATCCGCTGTCCAGAAAAGATTTCCGCGGACGGAATGTATTTATGCTCCTGTTCGTCTTCACCATGATGTTTAACGGAGGGCTTATTCCGACCTATTTGCTGGTAAAAAATCTCGGCATGATCGACACGGTCTGGTCCATGCTGATTCCGGCGGCCTTGTCGGTCTGGAATGTCATTATCATGCGGACGTATTTTCAAACGACGATTCCCGGCGAACTACTGGAAGCATCGCAGCTGGACGGATGTACAGATTTCCGTTTCCTGCTTCGGATTGTATTGCCCTTGTCCGGGCCGATCCTTGCGGTTATCGCCTTGTTCTATGCCGTGGGGCATTGGAATCAATATTTCAACGCAATGATTTTCCTGAAACGGGCGGATTTGTATCCGCTGCAATTGATTCTTAGAGATATTCTCGTCCAGAACGAGATCAATATTGACATGCTCGGGGATGCGAAGACCGCTGCGGCGCGTCAGGGACTGCGGGAGCTGCTCAAATATTCACTGATTGTTGTGACCTCTGTCCCGCTGCTCGTGGTGTATCCATTCGTGCAGAAGTTCTTCGTTAAAGGTGTCATGATTGGCTCGATAAAGGGCTGA
- a CDS encoding GNAT family N-acetyltransferase, which yields MNVYQASIHDLEDIAVLFNEYRIFYMQESDLEGARHFLSERFALSESVIFVARDPKTSQALGFTQLYPSFSSVSMQRLFILNDLFVVKEFRKQGAAQRLLEAARSYASVNKAKGLELSTAKDNISAKCLYEQFGYKKDIEFDHYFLRL from the coding sequence ATGAATGTATACCAAGCTTCGATCCATGATCTAGAAGATATCGCCGTGTTATTTAATGAGTACCGGATCTTTTATATGCAGGAGTCTGACCTTGAAGGGGCACGGCATTTTTTGTCTGAGCGCTTTGCCCTGAGTGAATCGGTCATTTTTGTCGCAAGGGACCCGAAGACGAGCCAGGCTCTGGGCTTTACCCAGCTGTATCCATCCTTTTCCTCGGTTTCCATGCAGCGGTTGTTCATTCTGAATGATTTGTTCGTCGTAAAGGAGTTCCGCAAACAGGGGGCGGCGCAGCGGCTGCTGGAGGCTGCCCGGAGCTATGCTTCCGTCAACAAGGCCAAAGGCCTTGAGCTATCCACTGCTAAAGACAACATATCTGCCAAATGTCTGTATGAACAATTTGGTTATAAGAAGGATATTGAGTTCGACCATTATTTTCTGCGCCTATAA
- a CDS encoding ABC transporter substrate-binding protein, which produces MYKKAGKIASLVIAVSMLLAGCSGGSKEGSGETEESKAPAAQTVELSAPGTYPLVKDKTTLKIMVRGNPLVENFETNEFTKWYEEKTNVHIEWEVVPEQSMQEKLNLVLASEDYPDVIMGLNVSPTQQMIYGSQGAFLPLNDLIEKEGTQTKKMFQDNPEIKDTVTAIDGKIYALPEVNDCYHCSMSQKMWIYEPWLKKLGLEMPKTTDDLYNVLKAFKEKDPNGNGKKDEVPLSITQKSWRSTIDSFLMNSFIYNPVYGSSSKHMYIKGGKLDVAYNKPEWREGLRYLNKLYKDGLIAPESFTQDENQLIQQGENPDTVILGASTGGHEGVFTQLLGESGRWKEYKAVPPLKGPEGVQYAATDTTALTPGSFIITKKAKNPELALRWADGLYEKEMTLRSVYGRPDQEWRDAKDGEIGINGKPAVWSELKSFGTVQNVNWAQTGPAMRSNDFRLSAVAKGDDDLEVILYNETKNKYEPYKPTDVSTVPPLFLTNEQASEVADLAKTINDYVDEMIARFVIGDASLDTEWDSYVSQLDNMNLKRYLEIYQTAYDEKNKK; this is translated from the coding sequence ATGTACAAGAAAGCTGGCAAGATCGCAAGTCTGGTCATTGCTGTCAGTATGCTGCTCGCAGGATGCTCAGGCGGCTCGAAAGAGGGAAGCGGGGAGACGGAAGAAAGTAAAGCGCCCGCAGCCCAAACGGTTGAATTATCGGCACCAGGCACCTATCCGTTGGTAAAGGATAAAACGACGCTCAAGATCATGGTGCGCGGCAATCCGCTCGTGGAGAACTTCGAAACCAACGAGTTCACCAAATGGTATGAGGAAAAAACCAACGTGCACATTGAGTGGGAGGTTGTTCCGGAACAGAGCATGCAGGAGAAGCTGAACCTGGTACTGGCAAGCGAGGATTATCCGGACGTCATCATGGGTCTGAATGTATCCCCTACACAGCAAATGATCTATGGATCACAGGGGGCGTTCCTGCCGCTGAATGATTTGATTGAAAAGGAAGGCACTCAAACGAAGAAAATGTTCCAGGATAATCCTGAAATCAAGGACACGGTTACCGCCATTGACGGCAAGATCTATGCGCTTCCTGAAGTTAATGATTGTTATCACTGTTCCATGAGCCAGAAAATGTGGATTTATGAGCCTTGGCTCAAAAAGCTCGGTCTCGAAATGCCGAAGACAACAGATGATCTCTACAATGTTCTGAAGGCTTTTAAGGAGAAGGATCCGAATGGCAACGGGAAAAAGGATGAAGTACCGCTTTCCATTACTCAAAAGTCATGGCGTTCGACCATAGATTCGTTCCTGATGAACTCCTTCATTTATAATCCGGTGTACGGATCAAGCAGCAAACATATGTACATTAAGGGCGGTAAACTCGATGTTGCGTATAACAAACCGGAATGGCGCGAAGGCCTGCGTTATCTTAACAAGCTTTACAAGGATGGACTAATTGCTCCGGAATCATTTACCCAGGACGAGAACCAGCTGATTCAACAGGGTGAAAATCCGGATACGGTAATTTTAGGCGCTTCCACGGGTGGTCATGAAGGCGTATTCACACAGCTGCTGGGTGAAAGCGGACGCTGGAAAGAGTATAAGGCTGTTCCTCCTCTAAAAGGACCGGAAGGCGTGCAGTATGCCGCAACGGATACCACTGCGTTGACTCCTGGATCCTTCATCATTACCAAGAAGGCCAAAAATCCGGAGCTTGCTCTGCGCTGGGCGGATGGCTTGTACGAGAAAGAAATGACGCTGCGGAGTGTGTACGGCCGCCCCGATCAGGAATGGCGTGACGCCAAGGATGGCGAAATCGGCATTAACGGCAAGCCTGCCGTATGGTCCGAGCTTAAATCCTTTGGTACGGTTCAAAATGTGAACTGGGCTCAGACCGGGCCGGCAATGCGTTCTAACGATTTCCGCCTGTCGGCTGTAGCAAAAGGTGATGATGATTTAGAGGTAATCCTGTACAACGAGACGAAGAATAAATATGAGCCGTATAAACCAACAGATGTCAGCACAGTGCCGCCGCTGTTCCTGACCAATGAACAGGCGTCCGAGGTGGCCGATTTGGCCAAGACCATCAATGACTATGTGGATGAGATGATTGCCCGTTTTGTCATTGGAGATGCGAGCCTGGATACGGAATGGGACAGCTACGTCAGCCAGCTGGATAACATGAACTTAAAACGTTATCTGGAAATTTACCAAACGGCTTATGATGAGAAGAACAAAAAATAA